The genomic segment GAAGAACATGTACCTTTCTTTGTCATCATTATCTGGAGAGAGGAGCCTAACACTATTCCtatcatttgcttttcttctttttctttaataaatttatttatttatttattggctgcattgggtctttgttgctgcgagagggcttcctctagttgcagtgagtgggggttactcttcattgtgctgcacgggcttctaattgcggtggcttctcattgcagagcatgggctctaagtgtgcgggcttcagtagttgtggcatgcaggctcagtagttgtggcacgcaggcttagttgctccaaggtatgcaggatcttcccagaccagggatcgaatccatgtcccctgcactgccaggcatattcttcaccactgcaccaccaaggaactccctgcttttcttttcttcttaaagcaCCATAACCAAaggattttcctggtggtccagtgactaagactctgcactcccaatgcagggggcccaggtttgatccctggtcagggaactagatcccacatgccgcaactaaagattccgcaTGGTGCGATAAAGATCTcacatgcggcaactaagacctggcacagccaaaataaataaataaatattttttaaaaggggggGGGCACCACAACCAAGCAAACACTCAGGGGCTGTGGCCATGGCCAGGCATGGGAGCCTGTCCAGAGCAGCCCTGAAACAACACCTGATCAGCAAATTTACAAAAAGCAACAGGCTGGTGGCGAGACAAAGGAGCTGATCTAAGTAGCTTTGGAAAACGGTGTTTTGACAGGAAACCAGTCAGAAGgctaaagataaaagaaactataCATAAACACTGTACTGTAGTTGGTAAGTTGTTTCTCACAGGGTCATGGGTTAGAAATTCTGAAACTGCTTTACATGTACTCTTGGGTTGAATTAATAAGTAAATGTATGGTAAATGGTGGGAGAAAAGTTTCACACCATTACAGAAGGAAGTTATCAGTAAACAGGAGGTAGGAGGCTAGAATAAACCATGTGGTACTGGATTACAGTCAAAGCATCAGTATGAACTCACACTTAGCTtaatatagatatagaaataatTACAGATGCATTTCCACAAGCTGGTATGCATACATATTTTTCCTAGCTGTGTCCACTGAGAGGTCCTAGAAATAGTGTCAATCCCGTAGCAACAAGCATACTCAGCATCCAGATCTTGGCTTCCAACCCCattttccaaaaaaaacaaaaaaagaaccagGGCTCCTTTGAGAAATGGCTAATTCTAGGGTtggaacagagaaaatacaagatgagcttACAGCATCTTGTAGTGCCAAAAAGtgctcaaaaaaacaaaaggatgggGGCATGTCAAAGGGTCACAGCCAACCTAAAAGAGCTtccagtggccaaagctggaacaatttgagcaacaaaataaataacattgcATTAGATGATAACCCAAAGTGTGAGTCCATactaaatgactgaataaataaatgtgggagAAAAAACAAATCTTCCTTTCTGAAGGatcccaaataatttatgtaaatactACCCCTTCCAGGAGATAGAACTTAGTCCCACACCCTACCCCACACCTTGAATGTAGGGTACATTTAGTGACTTGTTTCCAAACAACAGAGtatgaaaagaggaggaaaaaaaaaatctaacaatgcAGTAACCTGGCAAACACTACCTTGACCAGGTGATCAAGGTAAGGTTAACACATCAGTGATAAGTCATGCTGTTAGCATGTACCCCGATACGATGAGAAGGGTACTTCAACTATGTGCTACTCTTGctaaaaacccagaaaacccaAATCtaaccaggagaaaaaaaatatcagaaaatccCAAACTGAAGATCATTCTGCAAAAAACCTGACCAGTATTTCTCAAATCctcatgaaaaataaggaaagactaAGAAACTGTCACAGGCTAAGGAGAAATGACAAATAGATGTAATGTGTTATCCTGGCTGGgatactgaaacagaaaaaaagatattatggAAAAACTAGTGAAATCCAAATAGAGTCTGTCATTAGTTAACAGTAATGTAGCAATGTTGGTTTCTCAGTTGTGGCAAATGTACTATAGTGATGTAAGATGGTAATAACTGGAGAAGCTGGGTGAGGGGCATACAGGAACTCTCAGTACcacctttgcaatttttctgtaaaaccaaaaatattctaaattttaaatgtttacttaaaaaaaaacaaaaaacaaaaacacaacaccaCAGGCTGACCCTACTTCCACTCTAAGGAACCCCTAGCCATTAGAGGGTCTGTGGCCTATGTTAGAGGAGATGTAAATCTCCCCAGATCATCATTTAAATGTCTAACCTCTCAGGGCTCCTCAAACGTAAGTGTGCTCCACCCTGGCCCAAAGTGATGCCCAGAAACATGTAGTCTCTCTTTAGGAACCACTTCCCCCTTGTGCTTATGAAACTTTACACTTGTGCCCAATAGTTATTTAACCCCATACACAAGATGAGATGCCAGGTGTTTTCATTTACAGAAACAAAAGCTGCTACAGTTCATGTTACAATGAAGTTCACCTCAGTTCACTAGAAAACTGTGGCTCCTGGGTCTCACGTACCCTTGGAATCTTGGATACCATTGCACAGTACCCACTTCGGCCACTCTCCCCATCCTGGGGCGCCTCAGAGCTCAGAGTTCCATACAGCAGTGCACTTTGGTTATTCTTGGCCATTTTCAAGAACACTTCACTTCTGCCACCAATCGTCTTATCAGAGGTCACTATCCACTTATCCAAATCTTCTTTGCCACGGAACTGCCAGACGACCTTGGCTTGTTCCATCAAGACCTCATGCAGAGAGTGGCCTTCAGGCCCTACCCAATGATTCACAATATCATTCTTCAAACGCCTAAAATggtcctttatttcttctttaattgctTTATCAAATATAACTTCAGGCTTGTCCCCAGGAGAAGTTATATCCAAAGCAACTTCTCTCTGCTGATGTCCTTCCAAATTCCCTCCAGACTTCCTCTGAGAAGAGGCTTTGCCAGGAGCAGCCACTGGTTTCTGAAGACTATTAGAACAATAGTCTGCAAAGCGAGTACCCCAAAATGGACAAGAGGCAACACTTGGCTTCGGGCATTTTCTGAGAATATAAGTGCCATTCAGAAATTTATGAACGAAAGccatgataaaaaaaagaaaaagtgaaaaaatttccCTGGGCTACCAGGGAAAGAAGCTTCAGCAAATAGCCCAATTCCACCTATAATAAAAGAGACAGTGAAGAGTTACCAGTGTAGCAATGAATGCATCATAATTTCATATTCAACATGGATCATCTATTATGAAATTCATGAACTTGTTTTCTAATTCTATAAACATTTACCCAGGGCCTACTATGAGAAGAAGAATGTTTACACTGTACATAATACATCCCACTGCCTTGTGAAAAAATGCCAAGATAAACAGAAACACAGTCCCCTTTATGGAGTTAATTATCAACCCCAAAATAATTCAAGTATGTGCTTCAAAAGGTTGTGtcaattttaaagcaaatttttatgctggatttttaaagaaataattggttcctaaaataaaatattaactatcgATAATTCACTCCAGGATCTAAGCTGACATTTTAGcacttcatctataaaatgaagagacTACAGTCTGCATTGCATGTGGACTGTATACCTAGAACTGTTTACCCTCAGGTACAGTAGTTGATCTTTTGAGGCCCCAATTTCCTTGGGGGAAAGGCTATGATAACAACTCCCCTACCTACCTTAAGGGATTCTTCTGTAGATCAGATGGAACGATGGCTATAAGAGGGTTCTCTGATACAGTAAGTCTGACAAGATCCCCAAGATTCTTCATGTCTAACAAGCTTCTAGTCCAAGGCCCACACTTTGAGTAACAAGACTTTAACAATCAGTCACTATCTGAGCTCCTCAAAGATAGAACCTA from the Hippopotamus amphibius kiboko isolate mHipAmp2 chromosome 2, mHipAmp2.hap2, whole genome shotgun sequence genome contains:
- the NDUFAF1 gene encoding complex I intermediate-associated protein 30, mitochondrial isoform X3, with protein sequence MAFVHKFLNGTYILRKCPKPSVASCPFWGTRFADYCSNSLQKPVAAPGKASSQRKSGGNLEGHQQREVALDITSPGDKPEVIFDKAIKEEIKDHFRRLKNDIVNHWVGPEGHSLHEVLMEQAKVVWQFRGKEDLDKWIVTSDKTIGGRSEVFLKMAKNNQSALLYGTLSSEAPQDGESGRSGYCAMVSKIPRGPFERKRSYDWSQFNTLYLRVRGDGRPWMVNIREDTDIIQRKDQMYSYFMFTRGGPYWQEVKMPQLLTFQL
- the NDUFAF1 gene encoding complex I intermediate-associated protein 30, mitochondrial isoform X2, translated to MAFVHKFLNGTYILRKCPKPSVASCPFWGTRFADYCSNSLQKPVAAPGKASSQRKSGGNLEGHQQREVALDITSPGDKPEVIFDKAIKEEIKDHFRRLKNDIVNHWVGPEGHSLHEVLMEQAKVVWQFRGKEDLDKWIVTSDKTIGGRSEVFLKMAKNNQSALLYGTLSSEAPQDGESGRSGYCAMVSKIPRGPFERKRSYDWSQFNTLYLRVRGDGRPWMVNIREDTDIIQRKDQMYSYFMFTRGGPYWQEVKISSVGFTLADKVDGPFFLEIDFIGVFTDPAHTEEFAYENSPELNPRLFK
- the NDUFAF1 gene encoding complex I intermediate-associated protein 30, mitochondrial isoform X1, which encodes MAFVHKFLNGTYILRKCPKPSVASCPFWGTRFADYCSNSLQKPVAAPGKASSQRKSGGNLEGHQQREVALDITSPGDKPEVIFDKAIKEEIKDHFRRLKNDIVNHWVGPEGHSLHEVLMEQAKVVWQFRGKEDLDKWIVTSDKTIGGRSEVFLKMAKNNQSALLYGTLSSEAPQDGESGRSGYCAMVSKIPRGPFERKRSYDWSQFNTLYLRVRGDGRPWMVNIREDTDIIQRKDQMYSYFMFTRGGPYWQEVKIPFSKFFFSNQGRIRDAQYQLLLDRISSVGFTLADKVDGPFFLEIDFIGVFTDPAHTEEFAYENSPELNPRLFK